GCAATGCCATGTTGCGCAATGGCTTGTCGCACCTTTTCTTCCAGCAGTTTACATTTAGCACAGCCGGTTCCCAGCACGAGTACTTGTTTCATACCAGTTTATCCTTTACAAAAGAAGATTGAAGAGATATCCCACTAAGAGAATACCCAATCCAACCACACCGATGAATGTCAAGATCAAGCGGATTGTAAGCACCTTGCGTAAGATGATGACTTCCGGTAGCGATAACCCAATGACCGACATCATAAAGGCGAGCACGGTTCCCAAGGCAGCGCCTTTTTCCAGTAATGCTTGTACGATGGGAATAATTCCTGCCGCATTCGAGTACATCGGGATGCCGATTAGTACCGCGACCGGTACCGACCACCACGCCTCTTTTCCCATGATCGAAGCCATGAAATTTTCCGGGACATACCCGTGAATTCCCGCTCCCACCGCAATCCCCAATAGGACATACAACCAGACTTTTCCGACAATCTCCCGTACCGCGTCAATGCCTTTTCCGATTCGCTCTTCCCAAGTGACTTTTACTTCTTCGGCAGGATGAGCTATCGAATCGGGAAGCTCATATACCCAACTTTCGACCCATTTCTCTAATTTCAATTTTCCGATAATCCAACCGGATAAAATTGCTATCAGTAATCCAGTTACGAGATACAACACGGCGACTTTCCAACCGAACAAACCAAAGAGGAGAATGAGCGCTACCTCGTTGATCATTGGAGCCGCAATTAAAAATGAGAATGTTACTCCAAGCGGTACACCGGTTGTAACGAAACCGAGAAACAGCGGTATCGCTGAGCAGCTACAGAACGGGGTTACAACCCCCAGCAATGAGGCTAAAACATTCCCGTAGATTTCCCGTTTCCCTGCCAGCATTGCCCGAGTTCGTTCCGGGGTAAAAAAGGTGCGAATGATCCCGACAAAAAACACAATCAGTGTTAGAAGCAGTATGACTTTCGGTGATTCGTACAAGAAGAATGCGATTGCCGAACCAAACGGAGAATCGTGCGCTAATCCAAAAAGTCCGTAGGTTAGCCAATCGGCAAAGGTCGAAAGATTGATATAGAGCAGCCACCAGAGGATCAGGCTGACACTACCTTTCAGAATGTAGGATAGCCAAGTAGTTGGTCGGGGAGATGTTGGGTTAGAAGTACTCATGATTTTCAATTCACGAACAGTAGTTACAAGGTTACGCTTGATGTGATGTTCTTTGCCGGTTTCTTGGATTTTACCGATTGACATCCATTTTGTTTGAGTGTTAGTTCTGGATACTGTTTCTTAGCAGCAGTAAGAATGTCCGGGAGTAACTTCTGCCATTCCGGTTTCCATAACTCCGGCGCGAGCCGGTAATGCACCCACTGTTCAACCCGCTTTGATGAGAGTAGCCCGGCAGTCCGCAATAACATCAGATGCCGTGATACTGTACTCTGTTGCATCTCGAGCGCTTCATAAAGCTTACAAACGCACTGTTCCCCTTGCGAGAGCAATACCAGTAGTTTCATCCGGGAGGGCTCCGATAACAACGCGAATAATTGTGACAATGAATCCATTTTGGTGTATTCCTGTATGCGTATATGTCAATATACAAAAATGAATCGTAAACCACAAAAGAACAACGATCAGGCTGGCGATCTTACTAATACCAGTTAAATTGATCTCAAAAAAAAAAGCGCAAGCAATTTGCCTGCGCTCTCATTATCTCATGTAAAAACGATTAAACTTTACGTCCGGTTAAGTCTTGTACGAGTCGCTCGCTTATTACTTCGGTGACTTGACTTTGTTCGTAGTACTTGGAAGCTAACCGGTTCGAAATCATTGTCGAATCTGCCGCTTGCGTGGGAGCGGGGGCACTGAATTCCGCTAAATCATTAATTGCACTTGTAACGATGGGATCGCTGGTAAGTTTTCCGGCAATTGCATCAAAGATTTCCGGATTGTCGTAATACCCGGAAGTTAGGCGTTGCTCGACTTCGGAAACTCGGTCGTTACGAACCGCCGGCAGTGCATCCAATGCCGCGATGCCGACTGCTAATTCGTGCTGTTTCGCCAATGCTTCTTGTGCCAGCGATGCGCTGTCGGAACGCAGTGCAGACGGACTTGTACGTCGAGAAGGAGCAATCGAAGAGTCGATTGCATCAGCTCGGGCACTGGCGGCGGCTTCCTGTAATTTTCGCGGATCAATTGACCCTGGGATAGGTGCGATAGCCATTTTACTCTCACTTGAAAATTCGTCGATACGGTAACTCCGAAAATCGTCGAATTTCAATTACACCTTCATGTTTGCGGGATGCTGTTTCGCATCCGGATTCTTCGACAATTCAACCCAGCCTTCCCGTAAATTTGATAAAATCTTAATCACATTGTCAACTCGCTGGATGTCACTTTCCACGTTTGCCAGTAAGATCTCGGTACTAACATAGTTATACAATTTGACTAAATTGAAGGCAATTTCTCCGCCTTGCTTCAAATCGAGTGTCGCACGTAACTCAGAAACCGTCGCCCGCGCCTTTTCCAATGCTTTAGCGGAACTTAACCGGTCATTGCGTTCGACTGCTCCCCGCGCCTCACGGAGATAACGAATGGTCGCATCATACATCAATACGATCAACCGAAGCTGGTCGGTTGTCTGGGCATCTGTATTAAGATACGATTCGTAAGGGTTAAACTTTGCCATATTGCCTCATTATGTCGCTTTAAGTTGACTCATTTGCGAGTTCAACTGGGAAATCATCTGTTCGTACTGAGTATACCGCCGCGATAATGCAGCCCGCGCCTCATCCAATCGATCTCTCTCTTCTGTTATTCTATTATCGAGTGATTCGATCATAGAATTGAGTGTATCAATCGCAGAAGCGGTTGTTCCTCCATCATCGTCGGTCAACCGCGTGATCGTATCGGCAAATTGAACCGCAGCTCCTTTGCCGATTCGTACCGTTGCATTAAGAGTATTCGGTCCACCGCCCGGGTTATTAAAGAAGATTCGTAACCCTTCTACCGGGGAACCTGTTTTGCCAACCAATGTATTACCATTCTCAATCGTTGCCGGGTAGCTGCCAATTGTATTCGTGCCAGAACCATCGAGTAGCCCACCAGCATCATACGTTGCAACTACCACATATTCGCCACCAACGGTATTGCTGGTATGTCCGATGTGAGTTAGTGCTGAATTGGTCGATTCGGTGGTAAAAGCAAAGAGTGCGGTGACGTCGGAAATACTTGCGTTTAATGCGTCCTCAAGTGCGGTACTGTCAACAGTGAGTTCTCCTTCACCGCTGGGAATGATGCCTATCGAAGCTAAACTGGTGTAGTTAGAACCTCCCGGCATTCCTCCAAAGGCACTCGACACAATCGATTGTAAATTTCCCTGTACAGTAGCAAGGTTGGCATCACCCAGCAAAACACCGGAAGTTTTTGTTTCAGTATCATAACTGGAGAACATTTTCGTTTGTTCTACGGCAGCATTATACGCTTCGACAAAACGTTGCACCCGGAGTTTAATTGTCGAGTTATCTTGCGAAATAGAAACAGATACCGGAGTCGCTGTTGTCGCTTTCAGATGAAGTGTAACGCCGGGAAGGGCATCGGAAACATCATTACTGGAAGATTCGATCCAACTCGCTGGAGGTACACCGTCTAACCGGAACTGCGAGTTTTGGGCGGATTGGGTTTCGGTAAAGGTTGCCGTTTTGAATTCGTTCCCGGTAGGTCCCAATGTTGTGCCAGCATCATTGAACGAAATATCGTAATCAGCACCAGTCGACTCGCCGGAAAGGATTAAATGATATGCGGTTGCCGAGCCAGACCCATCATTGATGATTGATGCAACGATGCCAGAGTTATCGGAATCACCGTTAATCAATCCAACCAAACCTTCCAATGTGGTACCAGTAGGTATCGTGATGGTGACGGTATCGCCATCATAGATATAGCTGAAGGTTTGATCGATGCCGCTCGAATTCACGGCTGTTGTGTCATCGTCAGCCCAACCAGCGTGCATTTCGACTTCAGTACGTGCCAATTGGTTTATAATAATCGAGTGATTGGCATTGACGGCGGTTTCGTCCGCATTTAAGGAAACAATAGTCGAGTCGGAGCTGGCGGTAGCTTTGGCGACAAAGCCGCTGGAGGTGGCAATTGTATTAGCTGCAGATTTTAATGTATCGAGGGCATTTTCAATTGAGTTCCAAGAAGTCAGCTTACGTTGCTCATTACTCCTCTTGGTAGAGAGGGTATTGAGGGTAGCTGACTTAAGTTCGATCTGGAGATCGATTAGCTGTTGCCAATCGATTCCGGAACTCAGGCCGGAGAGATTTTGGACTGCCATAGCGAACAGGCTCCTCTAATGAGTAGACCTCACGCTCCGGCATTTCGACCGGAGGTGCGGCAGAGTAATCGCGAAACCCGCGCTCCCCTACCGCACCGCGCCCCTCCGGTCAATGCGAATCGGGGATTATCCGACGAGTTGTGCGACGATCTGTGGCGTTTGATTCGCCTGTGCCAACATCGAGATACTGGTCTGCATCAGGATTTGGCTGCGAACAAATGCCGACATTTCTTGTGCTATATCAGCGTCACGGATTTGCGATTCCGATGCGACTGCGTTTTCGTGCTGAATTTGGATGTTCAGAATCGAGTTACGCAGGCGGCTGACATACGAACCAATACGTGTCCGTTCTGTGTCTTTCGAGTTGATGGCAGTATCGAGTGCAGTAATTGCCGACTGGCTATTTACTGTATTCAATACATTCAACGAATCCAGACCAAGCGCACTGGCGGTCATGTTACCCATAGATACGTAATAATAGTCGTTATTCGCGGTATTATACGTACCGATGTGCAACTTGATTCCGTTCGAACCGGAACCCGAATACGTACCGTTCAACAAATACAAACCATTGTAGTTGGTGACGTTCGCAATACGGGTGATTTCGCTCTTCAACTGTTGGAACTCAACATCGAGTGAAGCGCGATCATTGTCGGTCAAAGTGCCATTAGACGCTTGCACTGAAAGTGAACGCAGGCGAATTAGTTTCTCATCGATCACCGAAAGGGAACCTTCTGCAGTCGCCAACATATTGACTGAGTATTCCATGTTTCGTTCGGCTTCATCCATCGATGCGATCTGCGCTCGGAACCGCTCGGAAACGGCCAACCCTGCGGGATCGTCCCATGCATTGTTGATCCGTAACCCGCTCGATAGGCGGTTGATGGCCGTATCCATGCTAAGCTGGTTCTGGTAAACATTCCGCTGACCCGTCAGCGAGAGAATATTGTGATTAATCCGGGTACTCATTGCGTTTCCTCCTGAGGTGGTGACCCCTGTCATTACTCTCATCGGCAGGAAATATCGCAACTTTACGCTAAATCATTAAAACTCATATACTTAAACTGTAGCTTTGGATATTGATTCAAAAGCGCTTTTAGTACTTATTTATCACAAGTAGAGAATTACATCGAAATTGCTTTAACTATTCTTAAGTGATTAATATGTGTTGCGTGATTATCAATCACTTAGCGCGATGTGATTCATTGTTTGCTTGCACGATATCGAAAATCTTGTTGAAGTAAATCAAACGATTTGTTGAGAATTCGTCATCCGCGCCAAAATGTCCGGGATAGTAGAGCAAAAAAGGCAAAAAACTCCACTCGACCGAAAATCATGCCAAGAATCAAAAAGGCTTTCGCAGTGGGTGGAAATGTACTACACCCCGTGCCGATTGCTGCCGAGCCTAACCCAATTCCCCCGCCGGAAATCGCAGCGACCCCCGTTGAAATTGCGGTTTCCCAATCCAATCCACTCCACGTAATCGCCAGCAACAGCAATAACGTGAAAAAGAGTGATAGCGATAGGAACGACAAGACGTCGGATACTGTTGATTGTGGGATGAACCGACCATCGATTTCCATGCCCAGTATCGCTGATGGGTGAATGCTTCTTCGCAACGTGGAGCGAATCTGTTTCAGGAGCAATACGATGCGATGAAACTTGATTCCCCCGGCGAGTGAACCTGCCATTCCGCCGATCGCCATCGCTAATACGAGCAAACTTTGTGCCGCAGCCGGCCAATTGGACAGAGTTGTGTCAGATTGGAAACCGGTTGTGGTTGCTGCCGAACACACGTGAAAAACCACGGTTTTCGCAGCATTCCAATCGTAGCTCCCTTGTAATGGTTCGAGGATGAACATGGCAAGAACAGAGAGGATGAGTAAGTAGAGGAGGTAAGACTGAAGTACTTTTGAACGAAGTGGTGCGGTAAAATCGCCCCGTACACCTTGCAACAACAGCAAGTAAGAAATGGAGCTGATAATCATAAAAAAAGTAACG
The bacterium genome window above contains:
- a CDS encoding permease; this translates as MSTSNPTSPRPTTWLSYILKGSVSLILWWLLYINLSTFADWLTYGLFGLAHDSPFGSAIAFFLYESPKVILLLTLIVFFVGIIRTFFTPERTRAMLAGKREIYGNVLASLLGVVTPFCSCSAIPLFLGFVTTGVPLGVTFSFLIAAPMINEVALILLFGLFGWKVAVLYLVTGLLIAILSGWIIGKLKLEKWVESWVYELPDSIAHPAEEVKVTWEERIGKGIDAVREIVGKVWLYVLLGIAVGAGIHGYVPENFMASIMGKEAWWSVPVAVLIGIPMYSNAAGIIPIVQALLEKGAALGTVLAFMMSVIGLSLPEVIILRKVLTIRLILTFIGVVGLGILLVGYLFNLLL
- a CDS encoding metalloregulator ArsR/SmtB family transcription factor — translated: MDSLSQLFALLSEPSRMKLLVLLSQGEQCVCKLYEALEMQQSTVSRHLMLLRTAGLLSSKRVEQWVHYRLAPELWKPEWQKLLPDILTAAKKQYPELTLKQNGCQSVKSKKPAKNITSSVTL
- the fliS gene encoding flagellar export chaperone FliS encodes the protein MAKFNPYESYLNTDAQTTDQLRLIVLMYDATIRYLREARGAVERNDRLSSAKALEKARATVSELRATLDLKQGGEIAFNLVKLYNYVSTEILLANVESDIQRVDNVIKILSNLREGWVELSKNPDAKQHPANMKV
- the fliD gene encoding flagellar filament capping protein FliD; this translates as MAVQNLSGLSSGIDWQQLIDLQIELKSATLNTLSTKRSNEQRKLTSWNSIENALDTLKSAANTIATSSGFVAKATASSDSTIVSLNADETAVNANHSIIINQLARTEVEMHAGWADDDTTAVNSSGIDQTFSYIYDGDTVTITIPTGTTLEGLVGLINGDSDNSGIVASIINDGSGSATAYHLILSGESTGADYDISFNDAGTTLGPTGNEFKTATFTETQSAQNSQFRLDGVPPASWIESSSNDVSDALPGVTLHLKATTATPVSVSISQDNSTIKLRVQRFVEAYNAAVEQTKMFSSYDTETKTSGVLLGDANLATVQGNLQSIVSSAFGGMPGGSNYTSLASIGIIPSGEGELTVDSTALEDALNASISDVTALFAFTTESTNSALTHIGHTSNTVGGEYVVVATYDAGGLLDGSGTNTIGSYPATIENGNTLVGKTGSPVEGLRIFFNNPGGGPNTLNATVRIGKGAAVQFADTITRLTDDDGGTTASAIDTLNSMIESLDNRITEERDRLDEARAALSRRYTQYEQMISQLNSQMSQLKAT
- a CDS encoding flagellin, whose translation is MSTRINHNILSLTGQRNVYQNQLSMDTAINRLSSGLRINNAWDDPAGLAVSERFRAQIASMDEAERNMEYSVNMLATAEGSLSVIDEKLIRLRSLSVQASNGTLTDNDRASLDVEFQQLKSEITRIANVTNYNGLYLLNGTYSGSGSNGIKLHIGTYNTANNDYYYVSMGNMTASALGLDSLNVLNTVNSQSAITALDTAINSKDTERTRIGSYVSRLRNSILNIQIQHENAVASESQIRDADIAQEMSAFVRSQILMQTSISMLAQANQTPQIVAQLVG